The following nucleotide sequence is from Aspergillus nidulans FGSC A4 chromosome I.
TGGTGTCATCCGGGCCGCTTATGGGCGAGCCTGGTATAGCTGTAGCATCTCCAATCGGCAGAGGCATCCGCGGTGGACGCTGGAGATGATGTGATGCACTATAGTACATCTTGGGAGGCGGGGCCGATAGAGCGACAGATTCGTACGGATCGCGtcgagctgcagcagtgcGGGAACTCGGGACCTGGACAGGATCGGACGGATCGGGCGCAGATATCGCCTTCGAGCGAGGTGAATCTGTCTTCGAAAACCCCGGCCGATCTACAGTCCGTGTAGGTGAGCCCTTGACATTGCGGGTCTGTAGGCGTTGTTGAACAGAAGTTTGATGTTGGGACGACGATTGACCTGTTGCAGTTTCTCTGGAACTAGCGACGTCGGCCACAGGCGCcttggcggcattggagggGCCGTGAGCAGATGGCCCGCGAGCCGCTCTCTTATCACTCGTCGAAGCCGTCAGGCCTGTATTGCCCGAAACCACCGGACTCGGGCCGTCTCCGACAGGGCCCTTGGAAGGATTATTGCCCATCTTGAATCGCAGTGTGGCTGTAAGAATATGAAAAGATGGATAGAGGAACTGCGGGCGGAGAGCGTTGAGGCTATCGAGATTCAGGACACGCGTTGGGACTCAAAAGATTCGAGTGAATCAAGACATCCGTATTAAGCCGTCGACCTCGGAGGGGCACAAGGCCAAAGGATCAACGTGAGCGGACGGAGGTTGCTCGGTGAGTCAAGGGAGGGAATGCggggagagaaggaaataAATAGTCTATCATGTATAAGCAGGGTACACATAGGGTAAGAGGCCCGAGAAACCGGGGAGAAGCGAGCACTGGAGTCGACAGTGACGGTGTCTGGAGATGATGTCGATAACTCTTTCGAGTCTTGATAGCCTTTCCCCGAGTCAACCCCAGAGTCTTCTCAAACGGGTATTAGGGCTTCATGTAGGGCTTTTCCTCTGCGGCGGAGGGTCCTCCGCCGCTATATTATTCAAATCTGGAATAGAGACTACGATCTTGAGACCGTTGGACTTAGCATACTCCAGTCTTCTTTATCTTGCCGGCATCTTCTATCTCATGGTACACAGGCACAGATGCTACACTGCCCTTCGCCAATCACCGTTACTCAGGCTACTCCGTAGTATAAATAAATCGCTCGCCCAATTGGGCGCTCAGTCCGCCCAGGCCCATGCACACTCCCAAACGGTCGAGCATCACTTAAGGCCTTGTCTTGAGATTTCAGGGGGCTGGCCTAATTACCAACGTTGATTCAATGACGGCATGCAAGATATGGCGGCGAATTGATGAACTGAGctgggcagtcatgctgttGGGGCAGATTCTGCCGGGTCGTACCGCCAATCGTACGCAGGCGTCCGCAGGCCTATTGACGATTGACTACATCATCACTCCAGAGTAGAGTCTAGAGACTCCCATCTCATCGTCTCTGATGCTACATGAGCTAAGCCTTATCATCCAATGGGCTTATTCTCCATAGTGACTGTCCCTTTCTCTGTTTTCCTTGTATATCCCGTCTACTATGTAGCGTTCAGCGCATACTTCCTTCTTAGCCTACTCGCATCCCCTTTCATATACCTAGGCTTCGCAATTCTGTGGCTGGTCCTCCTCCCGATAAAGATTCTGATAAGCCTCAAGGTATTGCAGTCCATTCCATATCAGATGAAGGAACCTCGAGTCTAACCATGCCAGGCCTTACTGATCTATCTCGGAGTGGCTTCCCTGGCAGGAGCTGGTGTGGCCTTGGCTTTATACTTCATTACAACTCTGGCCATTGACTCACTGTTGAATCTATTCTCAAATCTCTCGACCCCTGTCCGCCTTAGGCCGAAACTAGATGGCCGGGCGATCAAGCGGGCCAAGTATACACTTTCGGAAGAATCGAGTGAATCTAGCACAAGCAATGAATTGTGGACGAGCTCGAGCTGGGGCCTAGGCTCTGGCCATCTGAAGAAGCGTGGTCTGGTGTCTGAAACGATattggaggaagaaagccaagactCTGAATTATAGACTTGTAACTCAGCTCAGTTCTTGAATGCTCTTGGCGACCAGGAATTGGACTATATATTGCCCATATATGTTAATTACAAGCATCAATTTTTCTGTATAGTGACTTTGAGTCGTAGATGAAGTATACTTCTGGGCCAGCGATGACGTAAGATCAGGATCGACAATAGCCTCTTAACACAGTTTCAAATTTTATCTCGACGTCGTTATCATTGAAAACATCTCTGTATCAGGACTTCGCATTCGGCTTACTTGGCATGATATATTGTGCTCgaagtcgtcttcctcgcgGAGTGTAGGTGCAAGCTTGCGACTGCTTCTTGAAGTCGCCTATATCATCACGATTGTCACAGCATCATCACTTTCTACGGCCTGATAGTCCTTGCCTGTGGCCGATGTCTGCCATTAAGAATTCAAGGCCAATTGTCAAGTACTTATATATGCGCGCCTGTGTCACATATAACGCTGATCAATTGCAGCTTGCGTGTTGAACACGTCCCAGACCGCAAGTGAGCTCGGCCTGGAGGACATacttgaagaaggataatGGCTCTGCCACGCCCCCTGACGAGGGTCCGCATAGTCTTGTTAGCAGTAGCgctcaccttcttctccatatGGTCGTACTCGCGCTatccaagctcctcgtccagccTGCCGAAGGCCCCTTTTGCAAACACCAATGGCCACACACAAAAGCAAGTATTAACAGGCCATATTCAAGCTTGGAGCCAACTCCAGCCGGTCTTACTTACATCAATGCCAAAATGCGATTCACCCGTTAGATTAGGGACTGCTCCATCAATCAGGGTTGAAGAGTCTGATCCAGACAACCGACCGGAGATGCTGGACATGCTACCGGAAGAGGTCGATGAGATGAAGAACGCGCACATGAAATTTCTTGATGCCGTAAATATGAATGTGGTTCGCTTACACTACGTCCCCAACACGAGAGGGATTATCTCTACGGCGGGAGGGTCCTACCTTCCGGTACTAGTCATTTCACTCCGGATGCTCAGGCGAACGGGGTCAGAGCTTCCGGTCGAAGTTTTCCTGGCCAACGACGAAGAATACGAATCGTTCGTTTGTGATGTGGTGCTTCCCTCTCTGAATGCGCAATGCGTTGTGCTTTCACACATATTCGACGCCGCACCTAAGGTCATGGAGATCGAAAAGTaccagctcaagctcttcgccatgctcttttcttccttcgAGGAATTTTTATTTCTGGACGCCGACGCATTTCCGCTCCTCAAGCCGGAATCCCTGTTCACAAACGAGCCATTCAAGTCAAGGGGTATGGTGACATGGCCTGATTTCTGGGCCTCCACTGTCTCGTCATATTACTACGAAATCGCATCCCAGCCAGCCCCAAAACCAGGAACTAGTCCCCGTCAATCCACCGAGTCTGGTGAGATCCTCATCTCCAAGAAAACCCATACCAaaaccctcctcctcagcgccTACTACAACCTCTGGGGCCCCAAATACTACTACCCGCTTCTTTCCCAAGGCGCAGCTGGCGAAGGTGACAAAGAAACCTTTGTCGCAGCCGCTATAGCCGT
It contains:
- a CDS encoding alpha-mannosyltransferase (transcript_id=CADANIAT00007345), coding for MALPRPLTRVRIVLLAVALTFFSIWSYSRYPSSSSSLPKAPFANTNGHTQKQVLTGHIQAWSQLQPVLLTSMPKCDSPVRLGTAPSIRVEESDPDNRPEMLDMLPEEVDEMKNAHMKFLDAVNMNVVRLHYVPNTRGIISTAGGSYLPVLVISLRMLRRTGSELPVEVFLANDEEYESFVCDVVLPSLNAQCVVLSHIFDAAPKVMEIEKYQLKLFAMLFSSFEEFLFLDADAFPLLKPESLFTNEPFKSRGMVTWPDFWASTVSSYYYEIASQPAPKPGTSPRQSTESGEILISKKTHTKTLLLSAYYNLWGPKYYYPLLSQGAAGEGDKETFVAAAIAVGEPYYHVTEGIVAMGHSSAGGLAGSAMVQFDPAEDYALHKEQNSLADLAAAKSSGTETPRPFFIHANFPKFDPATVFEPHEVNPAFADDGSYTRAWTIPENVIENFGADVEKRYWSEILWTACELEGKFRSWSGKKGICSGVRAYWNAVFAATRADTQAHAGMSLGLI